The following are encoded in a window of Polynucleobacter sp. AP-Kolm-20A-A1 genomic DNA:
- a CDS encoding peptidylprolyl isomerase, whose protein sequence is MKYRFVIIACLLSLVSSLSFAAPEKGFEFVATVNGAPISKGLYEINLRAALAQGQKDTPQLREAIRNELINRQLIAQEVVKQGLDKEIDLQDQITQLKQNLYLQVLIEDHFTKNPITTEQLREEYNKQKQFLGNGTDSATQFKISQIVLGTESEAIAVIGRLQAGESFAKAAKEVSLDAATKSQGGVLGWVSVQQLAPPVANVVANLSKGNFSKSPIRVSDAWVIVRVDDTKSSKLPTFEASQNQLKQALVQQYLGETIKRLRESAKIIQ, encoded by the coding sequence ATGAAATACCGTTTTGTCATTATTGCCTGTTTGCTATCTTTAGTAAGTAGCCTTTCTTTTGCTGCCCCAGAAAAGGGCTTTGAATTCGTTGCTACTGTTAATGGTGCTCCCATTAGCAAAGGCTTATATGAGATCAATCTCAGAGCGGCACTAGCGCAAGGGCAAAAAGATACCCCTCAGCTCAGAGAGGCCATTAGGAATGAACTCATCAATCGCCAGCTGATAGCCCAAGAAGTGGTAAAGCAGGGCCTTGATAAAGAGATTGACCTGCAAGATCAAATTACACAGCTAAAACAAAATCTCTACTTGCAGGTATTGATTGAAGACCATTTCACCAAAAATCCCATCACCACGGAGCAGTTGCGCGAAGAGTACAACAAGCAAAAGCAATTCTTAGGTAATGGCACAGACTCTGCAACCCAATTCAAGATTAGCCAGATTGTGCTCGGCACCGAATCTGAGGCCATTGCAGTGATTGGGCGATTGCAGGCGGGGGAGTCATTCGCTAAGGCTGCTAAAGAAGTCTCTCTTGATGCGGCCACCAAATCCCAAGGCGGTGTATTGGGGTGGGTTTCTGTTCAACAACTGGCGCCACCGGTAGCCAACGTCGTTGCTAACCTTAGCAAGGGAAACTTTAGTAAGTCCCCTATTCGGGTGTCTGATGCTTGGGTCATCGTACGCGTGGATGACACTAAGTCTTCCAAGCTGCCGACTTTCGAAGCCTCCCAAAACCAACTAAAGCAGGCCCTTGTTCAGCAATATTTGGGTGAAACCATTAAACGACTGCGCGAGTCCGCTAAGATTATTCAATGA